The sequence TTATTTAGATGGAAGGACCTCAGGGATGGGCGGCATGGGTTGAACCCCATGACGACATCCTCTCTTGATGCTTTTGTTGACTTCTCATGATGCAGTTAGTTTGCTAGTACTCTTTTGTGCGGATTACGCACCCTGTTGTTACTTTGGTTTTTGTTGTCCTGTGGCGGTGATAGCTTTGTTTTGCTGAGGCCTAGCATCCTTGTTCTAGATTTTCTCGatttctaataataataataataataataataatatattattattattattattattattattaaagcaAATGTAATGAGTTCTAATGTAGAGCCATGTTTCAAATTAGTGactcttcattttttttttaagttgaaataattttACATTGAAGTGAAATTAAATAATAGTACACAACTAAAATTAACTTTTGTGAgataatgaaaatgatgataacaatcacaataacaataacaatcacaataacaataacaatcacaataacaataacaataaccataaccataaccattgAAGGGTTAGGAGTTAGAAATTCAAATGTTATTTTGTGAAATTGAATGTTTAAGAAAGATATTCTTAGTTGTTGGAGTAATCAAGAAAAAATAGTTAATGTAATGAAAACTTGGTTTAGTAATGATGTAAACACATTCTAAGTTTCTACAAAAATTGATTTCTAAAACTACTTTGTTTCAATCTACTTTGTAGTTAAATGCACAAAACTAGAATTGTACAAATAAAACTATAAACATTGAATTAAAAAATGTGGTAAGTACATCTAATCTAATGGAAAGACAGCAAATGACTTTTATATTAAAATAATGATTCATATGCAGCTACTATTTATGAGTCTCATGTGGAATCCCTTCAATCCAGAGTTTATTAGCACCTATCTAATTGTCATTTTCATAGTTTCATGTACCATACCCTTTCTAACAACCATCTTTAAGTTATAATTCCCTATAACCCTTTATATACATAAGCACAATTAAATGTGAATAGCCAAAACTAGGCTGAGAACAACAGTATTATTTTTTCTCCCTACTTGGCACATGCAAGACTCTTGATTTTATTCAAactctattatatatatatatatattctcaattGTTAAAGCAAttacaaatgatcaaaatataatttaaataatgaTTGGTTAGTCTAGTAATTCACCAAAAATTAattcacatcattcaagaaagttaACACACTAAGAAAATTAAGAATTCAATTCTAACATTCATTTTTGATGATGTATGATTTATTTTATAGAATGTTACTACATTAAACATTTAGATAATATTTTAGTATAGATCATAGAACTATCCTCTTGATATGAAGACTCTAGACACAAATTTACCTTTGACTAAATTAGGCTTATCTACAAATCATCATATTTTACTTCCTTTTATTAGATTAGAGATACCATTCTTCTAATGATTTTATATTTTTCCCTTTTCCTATCCACTTGAAGGATTAAAGTAGTTTGCATTATTGAAAAATGTCATGGATCTTTACATCACTCATACCACCTTTCAGTGTATCTAAACATAACAACGtaaaataaagtaaaaaaaaatcCAATATGAGTTTTTTATTCACTACATCATTTCATATAGGCTTTTTCTATAATCCATGATTTGTGAGGAGTTTCTCTTTTGTTCCTTTTGTATGATGTCATTCTCAATATAACTCATATTTATTCATCCTCCTTATTTACTCAACAAATGTATGTGTTTATGTTTCTTCCGTTAGACATTATCATTCCTTTTCCAAGGGGGTGGTGAACttcaatattattattaataatgatATTCCTCAGATATTTATCTAGATACGTTTGGATAGTATTATTCTCTAAAACTAATATGACATCATCACAAATGAGTCTCTAAGGATATTTGTATTTGTAGTAGCTTCTTCTCTAATGTCGACTACCTCTAGTGTTATAACATATTGAGAATGCTTAAATTATAGTTTGCATTCCTTTTCATCATAGACTTCAACCACTTATCCTCTTATGTTATAGTCTCCAATTTCCTTCCCTTATTTTAGATAGCACAACTTAACATTATCCTTCCAATTGGTCTCTTTATCTTTATCCCATCCATCCATCTCTTCTCTCTAAAACTTTTGGAAAATCAAACTTAAGGGTCTTTTATCTAGTGATAATTTTGCCAAATCTGTAATGCATTTAAACCTTCCCTATTTCAATAGTTCTATCCGTAGGCTAAAGGTTGATTCTATGGCTTCTCTCTTTGAGTATAACTTTTTCTCACAAGGATAGTATTTAACCTCAACATTCTTTTACATCTTCTAAAAAATATTGAAATCCTTTATTGTAGATTTATTCTCTCTTTTCCTACTTATTATTGCATTCCTCAAAGTTGTCCAAGATCTAACATAACTCAAAATCATACTCCAAATTCTATAGCTCATTgtgttgttcttctatttccttttttcTCCATTTGAATTTGTTTCTTCTATCTTAGTGATCCCCTTTTTAATAGCATTATATCATTCTATTTTTCATACAAAACATAAAATAGAATACATAGCTACAACTCTAAAgtattaaattttttttgcataatttATCCAATAGAATTCAATCTATTTCATGCATGATATTAGTATTCCCCACACTAGTCCTAATTAGAAATGAGATTCTCTTGACATAAGGCAAAGACTTCTACTATTATAATATTAGCACTCCTAAATCAACTCTATATTTCAAACCAAATATTATGCCTTATTTATCTACTAATTGTAGATATTTCATGCAAATTTTCTTCAACACCTATATGATTTTCACCTCCAAAATCACTAATAGAAAACTAAAGTGCATAtaactttttttttcattttatctttATCCCATAGGAACACTCCATTATCTTCACCAAGGAAGAAATCTTTTCAACATCATGTTGGATCTAAAATGCCCCTTATGAATTGATCTTCTTTGATTTATTTAGGTAACCTATACAAGTAAAGAGAGGTCATCCTCTATTCTTATCATCCACCCGCAGTGAATGACTAAATGTCCCTTTTTTCCTTTGAGAAACATGCTTATatgtacataaaaaataaaatatataaaaaaaccaAGCTAAATATTAGACTAATCATTATATaaactaaaaatatataaaattaaaaaattttcataaaataaaaatacatttaattatttgaataaataaaattattatattttctaaATGAAATCAACAACTAAATATTATTGTAAGatctaaaaaaattcatttttctaaATAGTTATATTTTTTAGTTTCAACGGATCTTTGGAATGATTTATAAACACTTTACATTTACATTTTTAAACCAATCTAGAAACCTATGGATATGTACATTGACCAACTTATTATGGTTCACATGCTTAAAAAGTTACAAAATTAGTAGATTATTCGCAAGTTATTTTTGGGGTGGTTATGTTGCTAATAGATATCTATTTTGTTTGGAAGAGAAAAATACCAATTTGTTTTAGAAGTTACAAGGGAAGCATGTATTGATAATAGGAGGATCAAGTGGGGTAGGGTTAGAGATTACCAAAGAGGTCTTTGCACAAAGTTGCTTTGTCATATTGGTAGAAAGGAATAGGTAGAGATTCGTTAATGCTATTAAAGTAATCCTTAAATAAGTAAAATGTAATGGTAACATAATTGATAAAAAAGGTAAATATTATTGTGAAAATACTCATATTATATGCATTATTTATTAAAATAGTACATTGCAATCAAAGATGGATCAATTTAAAGGCAATATATCTATGAAAATACCAGGATTGAGATTCAAGTCTAGTCATCTATAAAAGTGAATATTGAGGTAACGTTTCTATGAAAGTATTAAGATCCATACCAAAATTTTATTGAAAAAGACCAATGCTAATTAGGATAAGAATATTATCAAGGCTATCACCCTATGAAAATACAAGGATTCATATCACAAAATCTTCAATGCATTTTTTCATGGACAATAAGGCTTTCAATACTTGAACATTGatttgtgtttgagtagtaagCATTCATGTCCTCGTGTTCCTAGTTTTGAATCCTTTGTAAGTTTGAAGAGATGATTGGCTTATATTTATTACCCTTATTGCACCTATATAGATTCTTTGCGTATCATCTTTAAGATATTTATGCTAGGAATTTTTGGGAAGGGAAGTATTAGTTTGTGGCATTTGGAAACTACCTTaatcaatctttatttattttttcatcctcaatagtaacacaaatatttttggagtATGAGTTCGTGAATAGGGTATGTCTATAGTAAAGTGGTGTGTACTTGTGGACAGAGGAAAGATAGGCAATATGAAGTTGAGTAAAATGAACAAAAGGGGAAATGCTAGGAAAACAGAAATGGCTCCATGAATTGGCTAAACTGGCATTTGAATAAACTAATAAAGTGTACGAATCGGTAATGATATAGTTATTTAATGATTGGAAAATATTCGAAGTCTACTAAAGGAGACGGATGTTTACTGATATGGTTATTTAATAACTCAAAAATATTCTTCGAGGGTTTCTCTTTCTAGGATCTAAGCTTAGTTGTCTATTTTAAAACCTTTATATACCAAACACAATATTCTCTTTGGTCAGCAAATACCATACGTAGAGCAGATAAAAGGGAAGAAACATTTGGATTTTATTTAAGGATGTTTCCTTTACAGAAAGCAAAACATATGTAGCGCGTACCAACACAGCACAGGCATAACAATAATAAAGACACTATAACAATACATTGCTGCAAAATATAGACTCCATTGAGGTGGGACTAATTATATGACTTCTGCCATTACTCCTGAAATAAATTGGTGTCCTTCATCCAGCGTTTACAGTTATATAGAGAGCAGAATACCTGCAAACATGTGAGAAGCAACAGAATGATCGCAGCCAGTAAAGAAAGACAAGGCCATGAACCAAATATGTATTTCCTCACGTATTCCACCACCGCCACGCTCCATGTCCGCTTATAATAGCTATTCAGGTCTGCAATGGCTTTGTCTAAATACTTTACTTTTGACAATTTCACACATTTCCCCATGCCGTTCCACAGACTTGCCACTTTCCCGTCGCTCTCCAAATGATTGTAAATGATTCCACTCTCTCTCAGTAGTCGGACATCTTCGTCTGTGTCGATGATGCCGTTCATGAAATCGGTGTAGCGAATGAAAAACAAAGTACCCGGAACCGCTGAAGCTTCGAACGCTGCCAGATTTCTGATAATTACTTCTGTGTTTGTGTCCAACCTTACTTTGGGCAGATAAAGAGTAGCAGTCGCCTGATCGAAGCAAATTGTTGTGAGGTCACCATCAGTGGGAACGAACTTCACTCCCGCAGAATACAAATCGGCAACAGACGGAATGGCCAGCTCGTCCCGTGTAGGCGGAGTCTCCACAGAGGAGCTCCCTTCATCTTCCTTCTCTGTTTCGTTGGATCCAAACAGAAAAGTTAAGGGACCCTTAAACAGGCGCAATACTGGCAGCTTACCCAGAACGGACAGGAGATGTAGGGGCAACTTCATTAGAAACTGGACGACCCTATGTTTCAGCACACGCTTCCTGAATTCTCGAATGGGGCCGATGTCCAACGAAGTAAGAGCCTTCCATAAACAGCTGTATTCTTGTGCCACGCTTTTTTGGTCGGGCGAAGCCGGCTGCTCGTCCTCATTGCCCTTTCCAATGAGATCACATTTGCACGCAGACATGCCAAGACAGAAATAGAGCGCCTCCAGTATGTGACTCCTCTCTGTTATACGCAGCCTTGAACTGTCGGGCACGTTGAAGAAAAACGGAGAAAATTCAATACAAGCAAGCCTTACCAGATTGGAGAACCTCTCTTCTGCCATGTCTTTTGAACCCAGCTGGATCTCCAACAGCTTCTGCAAGAGGAACAGCGGCACCTGATTTTCCAGCATCGTCACGTCTCTCAATATGGCGTTGTGGGTAGCGCTTCTGCCGAATGGGTCTAAACATTTTGCCACCTGAATTCCCTCTGAAGAATCTTGGTAAGCTGGCTTGGCCAAGAAGTGTAAGCATTCCAGCACAAAGCAGGCGTCCAAAGCCATGAGCCATGCCAGGGCTTCGCCGTTATAGTCTAGGTATTTGTGATAGCAGCTCCGAATTCGGCGCTCGTAGTTACGTACCTCTTTGACGACAGACTCGAAGCTGTTGCCTTCAATTATTTTCTGGAATGCCCGGGCAGCAGCGAGCTTGTATCTCTCCATTTCATTCAGCTCAGATCTCCAATGATGATATGGCCCAATGGAAACACACTGTGGAGTGTATGCTTCCGGCTTAGCTGCCAATAGTTCCTTGGGCACACTAAACACAGAGACACATAACTCTTCTTGTTCTTCCTCCTCTATCCGCAGATTATCCCTTACCTGAATAATCCAGCGATCTGGATCAATCTTTTCTTGAACTGCATTCTTGGATTCCATGATCTCCAGTTGAAGGAAAACTCAGAAACCAAGAAGTAAAGAAAAAACACGGACACACATGAGACACTCCGCTTCATATTGATATATATTTAACTGTAatattttaattgtgaaattttgatGCTTTCTTTGGACACAAGTTTGTCTGCCATGAGGGACAAAGTGTGGTTGGTTACTTTTCTGAGTCGGTTAAACCATTTTTAGATGTTTATTAATTTGTTATAAAATAATGTTttgttttaatatatatttaataattcaattcaaatatttgttatttaatatgAGATtgttaattttatattaattaagaAATAATCAATGATTTCATCAAGTTTAATttcaattataattataatataattaaacaaatattttttccacaatccatgatagtTGTATAGTTTAGCTTCCGGTTTTGATTGTGTGtgaattttttgcatcaacgtttcggatcacactctgtgatccatcatcaagatgaaagaatGCTCAAGAataatggatcacagagtgtgatctgaaacgttgatgcaaaaaaatcaCACACAATCAAAACCAGAAGCAAAACTATATAGCTatgatataattatttaaaatttggaCATTTTTTCTATAGTATTGTTGTTAATATGTCATCATAAACTTTACACTCTATCTTTTCAAAAATATGTTCATCTTTATTATATAAAAGATAATGATTATTATAATTAGGGCTTCTTGTGCTACAAATGAAGAATACAAGCTTCTCACCTCCTTCCTTTGATATGCCATTTGATCAATTGAATGATTTTGAACATTTTCAAATACATTGTAAAAAGAAATGCAAATGCTCATGTTTATTCCTTATGATCTcagatgttgttgtaattgttGTAATGTTTTGAGACTTCGAGGTGAACAAATTAAGGTAAATGACAATGTTATTTGATGATTAAAAATGAATTAAGATTATTGCTATTTATAAAATACTTTAGTTTCACAATTCAAATATTTTTAATTTGAGTTTCTTTGCAAGGATTTATTAGAAATGAAGTACCTTGGGTCCATGTTTAAAGAGAAAATTTAGAAATTTAGTGGTAAAAATCACATATATGATTTTGAACTATAATAAGACCCTAAACTACAATTTTGAACCTATAAAAGGGACATCAAATATGAGGGGCGCATCTATAGCTTTAGGAAATAACCACTCAAAAGTAGATATGATGCAAATTATATGAGAAATCTTAAAAAAGGAAATTTTTATTTAGATACTAAATTAGAAACTAAAGTTTAAATTTtaattgatttcaaaaataatAATGATTAATACTAAGGATGCATTTTTCAtctttaaaaatttaaaatcacattatgtattgtattttaatttattttgcatGGTTGAATAAAGATAATTTATTGGTCAACAAATAATTTTAGAATAGAATTTAATTTTAAGATTTACAATATAGTAGATGAGAAAAATTCATATCTTACACTTACTCTCTatcaattaactaaataataagtatcaaaattaatctaaataaatcaATTGGTCTAGTTAAAGCACTAAAATATATACTAAAATCAATAAAGAGTGAAATGCATACTTGTTCAATCCATGGCAAGTAGTAAATTGTATTGTAACATACACAATGTGAATATTTCAAGAATTTGACTTCAAACACATATAACTTAGCCTTTGGAGACTAACaaatgaattcttttattttagGTTTTAAAGCTTCTTAAGTAGTCTCAATAACTACATTCACAACCTTGAACATGATGTGTTTCTCAAAACATAATATTATGATCTAGGACCTAGCATCCTTATTTCTTATAAatctattcatttatttaattttaaaaatttacaatGCTAAAATACCTAGTGACTCCACCTTAATCACCAAGTGTTAGGCGAATCTAGATGGTCTAAAAGATTATCAAAACATAACCTCTATAACATCTAGGCTATCAATAAATTCAAAATCTTGATCTTGATGTGTGTCCCTAAACCTAATATTTATGACCTTCAACCTAACATCCATATTCCTTAAACATATATgccttttttatttaattttagacTAAGTGATGCTAATAAACTTAATAACTTGAATTTCAACACCGAATATTAGTTCAATCTATATATTCTACATAATGATTAAAATAATACTTTACATTATCTACGTTAATCAATTAACTAGATAATAAGCATCTTGATTAATCTAAATAAATGGGTTGATTATAGATGAAGCATTAAAATGTATATTGAAATCAACAAACAGTGAAGTATGTGCTTATCCCATCCTTGAAAGGTAGAAAAGTTaaccaataaaaaattaaataaatacaccCCATCTTTAAAGTATCATATTATGCCACCACTCGCTGGATTACAATTCATAAACTAAAGTACAGCTCATGGCTCCATTAATTGACTAAAGTGGTCTTTGAATAAATCCAAAGACCGCAGCAATGCTAATAAATCGAGTAAAGTGTACGTATATTATCTgatatagttatttaattaattcttattttgtGGGCTTGAGTAAAGAATGTCACTCAATGATTTATCGTATACTTCAATATAATCTAATGATTTAATAATTGTTCTATtggatttttttatatatttgtaaTTGGACTAAAGTAAATTAGGGGTTTTTTACACAACATTCTATTATCCAAGTTAACACATTTGGTAATAAAAAAGTAATGTAATTATGAGGGAATTAGCTTGTTCttgttattaaataaaattttaatgttttgaaatatttttaaatcaaaattttgaagtaTGTTAATTTTTGGACTTATACTTTATCCAAATAGATGAAAAGATGAATTAAGGATGAACATTAATCATTAGGAATGTGTGTCGATGGAATCAACATAAATTCAAGTTATTTGTCAACTATTATGAACAACCATAGGTATACATTAGTCATTACATTAGCAACAAGCTTATCAAATGAACACaacactacgtggcacttgtttaaGGATGCTTCCTTTACAAAAAGCAAAACATATGTAGCCCTTGCCAACACATTGAAAAGTGTATGCTTTCGGTTTGGCTACCAATAGGTCCTTGGGCACATTGAAAACaaagacacataattcttcttgttcttcatcttctatcTGTCAAGTATCCCTTACTTGAATAATTCAGCGATCTGGATCAATCTTTGCTTCAACTACATTCTTGGATTCCATGATCTCTACTtgaagaaaaaccaaaaaatcaagaagaaaagaaaaaaatcagaCACACATGATACATTACGCTTCATATTGATATATTTAATTGTCGATTATCCCTTACTTGTGGAATTTTGATGCTTTCTTCAGACACAAGTTTGTCCGCCATGAGGAAGAAAGTCTACTCGATTACCATGTTTTGAGCTTCCTAATTATAACTCGTTACGAACATCATTCCAT is a genomic window of Cryptomeria japonica chromosome 7, Sugi_1.0, whole genome shotgun sequence containing:
- the LOC131856714 gene encoding putative UPF0481 protein At3g02645; protein product: MESKNAVQEKIDPDRWIIQVRDNLRIEEEEQEELCVSVFSVPKELLAAKPEAYTPQCVSIGPYHHWRSELNEMERYKLAAARAFQKIIEGNSFESVVKEVRNYERRIRSCYHKYLDYNGEALAWLMALDACFVLECLHFLAKPAYQDSSEGIQVAKCLDPFGRSATHNAILRDVTMLENQVPLFLLQKLLEIQLGSKDMAEERFSNLVRLACIEFSPFFFNVPDSSRLRITERSHILEALYFCLGMSACKCDLIGKGNEDEQPASPDQKSVAQEYSCLWKALTSLDIGPIREFRKRVLKHRVVQFLMKLPLHLLSVLGKLPVLRLFKGPLTFLFGSNETEKEDEGSSSVETPPTRDELAIPSVADLYSAGVKFVPTDGDLTTICFDQATATLYLPKVRLDTNTEVIIRNLAAFEASAVPGTLFFIRYTDFMNGIIDTDEDVRLLRESGIIYNHLESDGKVASLWNGMGKCVKLSKVKYLDKAIADLNSYYKRTWSVAVVEYVRKYIFGSWPCLSLLAAIILLLLTCLQVFCSLYNCKRWMKDTNLFQE